From a single bacterium genomic region:
- a CDS encoding HAD hydrolase-like protein translates to MTGNGREDDRISEQMTTQLFLVDLGNVLLKLDFERFVARAAERGSLRDDAPSRDDIREHCIHGEFKSRFERGRCTPAEFIEELRDFLKWPKTEASSAKLRDIWCDIFDEFPGARDALEQLKLMGRVWVLSDTDPLHIQWVSRNFSWALDVDQVLTSYERGKLKSDPGVFEAIVKETALPAEQILFIDDLQKNITAAHKARISTHLFTTWENAWPALTLDPLR, encoded by the coding sequence TTGACAGGTAATGGACGAGAGGACGACAGAATTTCGGAACAGATGACGACACAGCTATTCTTGGTAGACCTCGGCAACGTCCTCTTGAAACTTGATTTTGAGAGGTTTGTGGCGCGTGCGGCGGAGCGGGGGTCACTGCGTGACGACGCACCTTCGCGAGACGATATTCGCGAGCACTGCATACATGGGGAGTTCAAATCGCGGTTTGAGCGGGGGCGGTGTACGCCTGCCGAGTTTATCGAGGAGCTGCGTGATTTCTTGAAGTGGCCGAAGACCGAAGCGAGCTCGGCGAAGCTGCGCGACATTTGGTGCGACATCTTTGACGAATTTCCCGGCGCACGCGACGCGCTCGAGCAGCTGAAACTGATGGGCCGTGTGTGGGTGCTGTCCGATACCGATCCGCTGCACATTCAGTGGGTGTCGCGCAATTTTTCCTGGGCACTCGACGTGGATCAAGTCCTGACCTCGTATGAGCGCGGGAAGTTGAAATCCGATCCCGGTGTTTTTGAGGCAATTGTCAAAGAAACCGCGCTGCCCGCCGAGCAAATTCTATTCATAGACGATTTGCAAAAAAATATCACCGCCGCTCACAAAGCGAGGATATCCACGCATTTGTTTACGACTTGGGAGAATGCTTGGCCAGCGTTGACGCTGGACCCATTGCGCTAG
- a CDS encoding SRPBCC domain-containing protein → MAKKAVKKDINYTLANGKISFTVSQTYRAPLKKVWEAATHARHLQAHFVDRVRGSFNEKFEPCFWYWKGHGEMPLYPVAYAKEKFVEFHWPLWGSKGKLSHVRFEFTEKNRIVTVKITETGWNQSGLAYAFDNCQGWTEFLMTLKAFVLWKKKLRTKK, encoded by the coding sequence ATGGCCAAGAAGGCGGTCAAGAAAGACATCAACTACACGCTGGCAAATGGGAAGATTTCCTTTACGGTGTCGCAAACCTATCGCGCGCCGCTGAAGAAGGTCTGGGAAGCGGCGACACATGCGCGACATCTGCAGGCGCACTTTGTGGACCGGGTGCGCGGCAGCTTCAACGAGAAATTCGAGCCGTGCTTCTGGTATTGGAAGGGACATGGGGAAATGCCGCTTTATCCGGTGGCGTATGCGAAGGAGAAGTTTGTGGAGTTTCACTGGCCGCTGTGGGGGTCAAAGGGAAAACTCTCGCATGTGCGGTTTGAGTTTACGGAGAAGAACAGAATTGTGACGGTGAAAATCACCGAGACAGGTTGGAACCAGAGCGGGCTGGCGTATGCCTTTGACAACTGTCAGGGCTGGACGGAATTTCTGATGACGCTGAAGGCGTTTGTGTTGTGGAAGAAGAAGCTCAGAACCAAGAAGTAA
- a CDS encoding VOC family protein gives MLHHVEINVSDLARSRGFWQWLLCDELGYEVYQEWPKGVSFRFGQTYIVFVQTEEKHLVAGYNRCRTGLNHLAFHARSKSHVDDLTAKLRERGIIILYADRHPHAGGLESYAVFFEDPDRIKVEVVGIDK, from the coding sequence ATGCTGCACCATGTCGAGATCAATGTCTCTGACCTCGCCCGCTCGCGCGGGTTTTGGCAGTGGCTGTTGTGCGACGAACTGGGTTACGAGGTCTATCAAGAGTGGCCCAAGGGGGTGAGTTTTCGCTTCGGTCAGACATACATTGTCTTTGTACAAACAGAAGAAAAACATTTAGTTGCGGGCTATAATCGCTGCCGGACGGGGCTGAACCACCTGGCCTTTCATGCACGCTCAAAATCACACGTTGATGACCTGACGGCCAAGCTCCGTGAGCGCGGCATCATTATATTATATGCAGACCGCCACCCCCACGCCGGGGGCCTGGAATCCTACGCCGTGTTTTTCGAGGACCCGGATAGGATTAAGGTGGAGGTGGTGGGAATAGACAAATGA
- a CDS encoding DUF2179 domain-containing protein encodes MNFFTDLVDWITRVGQGQVWLLALGIFFARIVDQSLGTLRTISIFRGFKVLATIFGFLEVLIWINVVAQVIRNLDDWYLGVVYSAGFAAGSFVGMWIESRLAFGHQVVRIISRREKNLADQLWEMNYPVVEMDGRTKSGEMDILFVAEKRKNVPKLLRRIHEIDKEAFFTVEDVKQVGLKQRDPSVVWGEKMLEDVSSWVKHPLRKK; translated from the coding sequence ATGAACTTCTTCACGGACTTGGTGGATTGGATAACGCGCGTCGGACAGGGGCAGGTGTGGCTGCTCGCGCTGGGGATTTTCTTCGCGCGCATCGTGGATCAAAGCCTCGGGACGCTGCGGACGATTTCCATCTTTCGCGGCTTCAAAGTCTTGGCGACAATTTTCGGTTTTCTCGAAGTTCTGATTTGGATTAACGTCGTCGCGCAGGTGATTCGCAATCTTGATGATTGGTATTTGGGTGTTGTGTATTCGGCAGGCTTTGCGGCCGGCAGCTTTGTCGGCATGTGGATTGAATCGCGGCTGGCCTTCGGACATCAGGTTGTGCGAATCATTTCGCGGCGCGAGAAGAATCTGGCCGACCAGTTGTGGGAGATGAATTATCCCGTTGTGGAGATGGACGGACGGACAAAATCGGGGGAGATGGATATTCTGTTTGTGGCGGAGAAGCGAAAGAATGTTCCGAAGCTGCTGCGGAGGATACATGAGATTGACAAGGAAGCTTTCTTCACAGTGGAAGATGTGAAGCAGGTCGGGCTGAAACAGCGAGATCCGAGTGTCGTGTGGGGAGAAAAGATGCTCGAAGACGTCAGCAGTTGGGTCAAACACCCGCTCCGAAAGAAATAG
- a CDS encoding SRPBCC domain-containing protein, producing the protein MPTKHKLPLPVSKGKLGYTTSHIIKQPLKKVWEAVTEEKHVKKYFIDKQIGKWGPDLEVVKWCWKEYGDETMDMYPTLYKEYERIEFIGEAYGPKYMTRLAFEFVKKGPKETIFRIHDYGYKQKDLKAAFTMCEGWTEFHTYLKAYLKFGVDVMRERKNSK; encoded by the coding sequence ATGCCAACTAAACACAAACTCCCGCTCCCGGTATCCAAAGGTAAATTGGGATACACGACATCGCACATAATCAAGCAGCCGCTTAAGAAAGTATGGGAAGCGGTGACGGAAGAAAAGCACGTCAAGAAGTATTTCATAGACAAGCAAATCGGCAAGTGGGGCCCGGACCTCGAGGTGGTGAAGTGGTGCTGGAAAGAGTACGGTGACGAAACCATGGACATGTATCCGACATTATATAAGGAATACGAGCGGATTGAGTTCATTGGTGAGGCCTACGGTCCGAAATATATGACGCGGCTGGCCTTCGAGTTCGTCAAGAAGGGGCCGAAGGAAACCATCTTCCGCATCCATGATTACGGTTACAAACAGAAGGACCTGAAAGCGGCGTTCACGATGTGTGAAGGCTGGACGGAATTTCATACCTATCTGAAGGCGTATCTGAAATTCGGGGTGGATGTGATGAGGGAGCGGAAAAATAGCAAATAG